A genome region from Panthera leo isolate Ple1 chromosome A2, P.leo_Ple1_pat1.1, whole genome shotgun sequence includes the following:
- the LOC122212998 gene encoding GTPase IMAP family member 7-like isoform X2, with amino-acid sequence MEDPQDNTLRIVLVGKTGSGKSATANTILGSRVFESKISPHAVTPKCQKASKEWKGRKLLVVDTPGLFDTKESLDTTCREISRCVLYSCPGPHAIVLVLQLGRYTDEEQKTVALIKTLFRKPALKHMIMLFTRKDNLEGQSLSDFLADADVKLRNIISECGNRYCAFDNRASEAEKEAQVQELVELIEEMVQSNGGAYFTDAIYEDTEKRLRQREEDLKKIYTDQLNNEIKLVEKEYADKSQEEREEKIKWLKRIYDEQLKNIREQAEKSIFEHVLDEIRKVLSQIWHMFW; translated from the coding sequence ATGGAAGACCCTCAGGACAACACTCTGAGGATTGTTTTGGTGGGGAAAACTGGAAGTGGGAAGAGCGCAACGGCAAACACCATCCTGGGGAGTAGAGTCTTTGAGTCTAAAATTTCTCCCCATGCTGTCACTCCCAAGTGTCAAAAAGCATCCAAGGAATGGAAGGGGAGGAAACTTCTTGTTGTTGACACCCCAGGGCTCTTTGACACCAAGGAGTCTCTGGATACCACGTGCAGGGAAATCAGCCGGTGTGTCCTCTactcctgccctgggccccatGCTATCGTCTTGGTCCTCCAGCTGGGCCGCTACACGGATGAAGAGCAGAAGACCGTGGCATTGATCAAGACTCTCTTTAGGAAGCCAGCCTTGAAGCACATGATCATGTTGTTCACTCGCAAAGATAACTTGGAGGGGCAGAGTCTGAGTGACTTCTTAGCAGATGCAGATGTGAAGCTAAGAAACATCATCAGCGAGTGTGGGAACCGCTACTGTGCCTTCGACAACAGAGCCTCAGAGGCCGAGAAGGAAGCTCAAGTGCAGGAGCTGGTGGAGCTGATAGAGGAGATGGTGCAGAGCAACGGAGGGGCTTACTTTACCGATGCCATTTACgaggacacagagaagaggcTGAGGCAACGGGAAGAAGACCTGAAGAAGATCTACACCGatcaattaaataatgaaattaaactagTAGAAAAGGAATATGCTGATAAATCACAGGAAGAacgggaggaaaaaataaaatggctaaagaGGATTTATgatgaacaattaaaaaatatcaggGAACAAGCTGAGAAGAGCATATTTGAACATGTTTTAGATGAGATTAGGAAGGTGCTTTCACAAATATGGCATATGTTTTGGTAG
- the LOC122212998 gene encoding GTPase IMAP family member 7-like isoform X1 → MGNSAPSKEAAGSDMEDPQDNTLRIVLVGKTGSGKSATANTILGSRVFESKISPHAVTPKCQKASKEWKGRKLLVVDTPGLFDTKESLDTTCREISRCVLYSCPGPHAIVLVLQLGRYTDEEQKTVALIKTLFRKPALKHMIMLFTRKDNLEGQSLSDFLADADVKLRNIISECGNRYCAFDNRASEAEKEAQVQELVELIEEMVQSNGGAYFTDAIYEDTEKRLRQREEDLKKIYTDQLNNEIKLVEKEYADKSQEEREEKIKWLKRIYDEQLKNIREQAEKSIFEHVLDEIRKVLSQIWHMFW, encoded by the exons ATGGGGAACTCAGCTCCTTCAAAAGAAG CCGCTGGTAGTGACATGGAAGACCCTCAGGACAACACTCTGAGGATTGTTTTGGTGGGGAAAACTGGAAGTGGGAAGAGCGCAACGGCAAACACCATCCTGGGGAGTAGAGTCTTTGAGTCTAAAATTTCTCCCCATGCTGTCACTCCCAAGTGTCAAAAAGCATCCAAGGAATGGAAGGGGAGGAAACTTCTTGTTGTTGACACCCCAGGGCTCTTTGACACCAAGGAGTCTCTGGATACCACGTGCAGGGAAATCAGCCGGTGTGTCCTCTactcctgccctgggccccatGCTATCGTCTTGGTCCTCCAGCTGGGCCGCTACACGGATGAAGAGCAGAAGACCGTGGCATTGATCAAGACTCTCTTTAGGAAGCCAGCCTTGAAGCACATGATCATGTTGTTCACTCGCAAAGATAACTTGGAGGGGCAGAGTCTGAGTGACTTCTTAGCAGATGCAGATGTGAAGCTAAGAAACATCATCAGCGAGTGTGGGAACCGCTACTGTGCCTTCGACAACAGAGCCTCAGAGGCCGAGAAGGAAGCTCAAGTGCAGGAGCTGGTGGAGCTGATAGAGGAGATGGTGCAGAGCAACGGAGGGGCTTACTTTACCGATGCCATTTACgaggacacagagaagaggcTGAGGCAACGGGAAGAAGACCTGAAGAAGATCTACACCGatcaattaaataatgaaattaaactagTAGAAAAGGAATATGCTGATAAATCACAGGAAGAacgggaggaaaaaataaaatggctaaagaGGATTTATgatgaacaattaaaaaatatcaggGAACAAGCTGAGAAGAGCATATTTGAACATGTTTTAGATGAGATTAGGAAGGTGCTTTCACAAATATGGCATATGTTTTGGTAG